One Candidatus Poribacteria bacterium genomic window, GTCTCTCACGAGCATGCCACGTGGTGTGCGGCCGGCTGTTCCGCACAGGTTCGCATGGGTTACCGACACGATGCCACTCGGAGCCTAAGAACACGGACGAATGAGAACTCACCGGCTCGTCTCGCTGCCTCGTCGCTTGCCGTATCGCCACGTGCGGAAGTCGTTGACGAAGGCGATGGTCTCGCCAACCATCCTCTCAAAGACTTTCTTGCCTTGCTCCGCCGACGCGGCTGCGGGGGAACTGCCCAGTATGCCGGTGTCCGTGGCGTCTCCGAAGGCGTATGCCAGGAACACACGGTCTGGAACCGGCGATTCCGGATCGAACGAATAGAACGCCGACCCGAGCTCCAGCGTGTTCGTGCGCACATCCCCCTTCGCCACGAGGTCCGGGCGCAGATGGGCAAGCAGCGAGGTCTCCACAGCGCAGGCGTGATAGGCATCCGCCATCGCCTGCCATTCTGACATCATCGTGAGCCAGAGACCCTCTGCATCCCGAAACCGAGTCCTCAGTTCGCGAAGGGCGATCTCCGCCGGGCAGCGATTGCCACCGTGCGCGTTCAGCACCAGGATCCGACGGAAGCCCAGGTCGACTATCGGGCTGAGAACACTCATCAGCAGATGGATGTAGACGTCCCACGCCGCCGTGAGCGTGCCGGCAAACCCGACATGGTGAGGTGAGTAGCCCAGCCAGAGTGTTGGCAGACGCAGCACCTGCCCGGGCTCCAGCTTCTCGACGCGCTCCGCCAGAGCCTCGACGATGACCGTGTCCGTCAGTAGCGGTAGGTGAGGTCCATGCTGCTCCATCGCGCCCAGCGGCAACAGCACAACGAGATCCCGGTCGACTTCCCCTATCTGCGGTGAGGTGAGTTCACCGAAGATCATGCCGCAGACCCCTAGCCTGATGCTCCTTCAGCATGCACCGATCCATGACGACGCGGAGCCCGGCGTCGAGCGCCCGCTGGGCAGCGGCTTCGTGGACGACCCCCTCCTGCATCCAGACTGCCTTGGCTCCGATGCGGATGGCGCTCTCGACGATATCTGGCACCTCCTCGGAACGGCGGAAGACGTCCACGACATCGATTGGCTCTGGGACG contains:
- a CDS encoding creatininase family protein, translated to MIFGELTSPQIGEVDRDLVVLLPLGAMEQHGPHLPLLTDTVIVEALAERVEKLEPGQVLRLPTLWLGYSPHHVGFAGTLTAAWDVYIHLLMSVLSPIVDLGFRRILVLNAHGGNRCPAEIALRELRTRFRDAEGLWLTMMSEWQAMADAYHACAVETSLLAHLRPDLVAKGDVRTNTLELGSAFYSFDPESPVPDRVFLAYAFGDATDTGILGSSPAAASAEQGKKVFERMVGETIAFVNDFRTWRYGKRRGSETSR
- a CDS encoding CoA-binding protein; amino-acid sequence: MNDPREIAEILQRFRTIAVVGLSPNPERPSHRVAKYLQEHGYRVVPVNPMTDAVLGERSHPDLESVPEPIDVVDVFRRSEEVPDIVESAIRIGAKAVWMQEGVVHEAAAQRALDAGLRVVMDRCMLKEHQARGLRHDLR